In Sporichthya polymorpha DSM 43042, a genomic segment contains:
- a CDS encoding type II toxin-antitoxin system Phd/YefM family antitoxin — translation MTEVPVRELNQDTAGVLARVKRGEAIEVTERGTVIARLIPAENHPLAELIGTGRLRPATTSGPAPRPSGPVRTEDEAGELLRRLRDDERY, via the coding sequence ATGACTGAGGTCCCCGTGCGTGAGCTCAACCAGGACACCGCCGGGGTGCTGGCGCGGGTCAAGCGTGGCGAGGCGATCGAGGTGACCGAACGCGGCACCGTGATTGCGCGGTTGATCCCGGCGGAGAACCACCCCTTGGCCGAGCTGATCGGCACGGGACGGCTGCGCCCGGCCACCACCTCCGGGCCGGCGCCCCGCCCCTCGGGGCCGGTGCGCACCGAGGACGAAGCCGGGGAGTTGCTGCGCCGACTCCGTGACGACGAGCGGTACTGA
- a CDS encoding helix-turn-helix domain-containing protein has protein sequence MPGRKRTPSPQEPPPVNLNEVIAYNFRRARELRGLTQDEAAVALEPFLGQRLTQASISALERSYGGDKRREFDAQEILAFTCAFDVPLMWFFLPPPQDARRLQGTSDRVNELYTLALGREDQLDELYARFRELGMTEPSEVDDTLARVFGAPTALTLRDYRHRRKEMLLALLDDYADKVDATADEMGQFFDHLRKVGIRGLVAEKLNDHDYAVPPAARRRKTPGA, from the coding sequence ATGCCCGGACGCAAACGCACCCCGTCGCCGCAGGAGCCACCGCCGGTGAACCTCAACGAGGTCATCGCCTACAACTTCCGCCGGGCCCGCGAGCTGCGCGGGCTGACCCAGGACGAGGCCGCGGTAGCACTCGAGCCGTTCTTAGGCCAGCGCCTCACCCAGGCCAGCATTTCTGCACTGGAGCGGTCCTACGGCGGGGACAAGCGCCGCGAGTTCGATGCCCAGGAGATCCTCGCGTTCACCTGCGCGTTCGATGTCCCCCTGATGTGGTTCTTCCTGCCCCCACCGCAGGACGCCCGCCGGCTGCAGGGAACCTCGGACCGCGTGAACGAGCTCTACACCCTCGCCTTGGGTCGCGAGGATCAGCTCGACGAGCTCTACGCCCGGTTCCGCGAGCTCGGGATGACCGAGCCCTCGGAGGTTGACGACACGTTGGCCCGGGTGTTCGGTGCTCCGACCGCACTCACCTTGCGCGACTACCGGCATCGCCGCAAAGAGATGCTGCTCGCGCTGCTCGACGACTACGCCGACAAGGTCGACGCCACTGCCGACGAGATGGGCCAGTTCTTCGACCACCTGCGCAAGGTGGGGATCCGCGGGCTGGTCGCCGAGAAGCTCAACGACCATGACTACGCGGTCCCGCCCGCAGCCCGGCGCCGCAAGACTCCCGGGGCCTAA
- a CDS encoding helix-turn-helix domain-containing protein, translating to MELLTVQQAAQRLGTSVRFVWRLRAERRIAVVKLGKHVRIDSDDLDAYINAGRQEPGQNEAGR from the coding sequence ATGGAACTTCTCACCGTCCAGCAGGCCGCACAGCGACTCGGCACTTCGGTCCGGTTCGTGTGGCGGTTGCGCGCCGAGCGGCGTATCGCGGTGGTCAAACTCGGCAAGCACGTTCGGATCGACAGCGACGACCTCGACGCGTACATCAACGCCGGCCGGCAGGAACCTGGTCAGAACGAAGCCGGCCGCTAG
- a CDS encoding tyrosine-type recombinase/integrase, whose translation MPSTGTGRRGSVRQAANGTWYLVVDIGVGADREQTRRRGFPSQKAAQAELTRILGSLEQRTYVAPQRQTLADFLTQTWLPAVEHTIKPGTFESYRRNVRLHIAGRPIGRRLLQEVDPTQLNALYGALLAGDDAHRALSPRSVAYIAAILHRAFRDAVRWQAVVRNPADAADPPRAARRNDLATWSGAQLHTFLDSVDKDRLRVCWWLLATTGMRRGEVLGLRWADVDLDAGTLRVVRTLITTDVQRKGAPGMAWGTPKTAKGRRIVALDPATVAALRLHRTRQLEERLRFGEGYDDQDLVVCAADGTPIHPKAISYQFGKAARAAGLPRIRLHDLRHTHATLALKAGVHPRIVQERLGHANVSITLDTYSHVDLDMQAAAAARVAALIVPAANPASPQAP comes from the coding sequence ATGCCATCAACCGGCACTGGACGCCGAGGCAGCGTCCGCCAAGCGGCAAACGGGACCTGGTACCTCGTCGTCGACATCGGAGTCGGGGCCGACCGCGAACAGACCCGCCGTCGCGGCTTCCCCTCGCAGAAGGCCGCCCAGGCCGAACTCACGCGCATCCTGGGCTCGCTGGAACAACGGACCTACGTCGCCCCGCAACGGCAGACGTTGGCCGACTTCCTGACCCAGACCTGGCTGCCTGCGGTCGAGCACACCATCAAGCCGGGGACTTTCGAGTCCTACCGCCGCAACGTGCGGCTGCACATCGCCGGGCGCCCCATCGGGCGACGACTGTTGCAAGAGGTCGACCCGACTCAGTTGAACGCGTTGTACGGGGCGCTGCTGGCCGGCGATGACGCGCATCGGGCGCTCAGCCCGCGCTCGGTGGCCTACATCGCGGCGATCCTGCACCGGGCCTTCCGGGATGCAGTTCGCTGGCAGGCGGTCGTCCGCAACCCAGCCGACGCCGCCGATCCGCCGCGCGCCGCTCGCCGGAACGATTTGGCGACCTGGAGCGGGGCCCAGTTGCACACATTCCTGGACTCCGTCGATAAGGACCGCCTGCGGGTGTGCTGGTGGCTGCTGGCCACCACGGGCATGCGCCGAGGGGAGGTCCTCGGGCTGCGGTGGGCTGACGTCGATCTGGATGCCGGCACGCTGCGCGTCGTCCGAACGCTCATCACGACCGATGTTCAGCGCAAAGGCGCGCCCGGCATGGCGTGGGGGACGCCCAAGACCGCCAAGGGTCGCCGGATCGTGGCCCTGGATCCCGCCACCGTGGCCGCCCTTCGCCTGCACCGCACGCGCCAGCTGGAGGAGCGGTTGCGCTTCGGAGAGGGCTACGACGACCAGGACCTGGTGGTGTGCGCAGCCGACGGCACGCCGATCCATCCCAAGGCCATCAGCTACCAGTTCGGTAAGGCCGCACGCGCTGCCGGCCTTCCCCGGATCCGACTCCACGATCTCCGCCACACCCACGCGACTCTTGCTCTCAAGGCCGGCGTGCACCCGCGCATCGTTCAGGAGCGGCTCGGGCACGCGAACGTGTCAATCACGTTGGACACCTACTCACACGTCGATCTCGACATGCAGGCCGCCGCCGCAGCTCGGGTCGCGGCACTGATCGTGCCCGCGGCTAACCCTGCTTCGCCCCAGGCGCCCTGA
- the tadA gene encoding tRNA adenosine(34) deaminase TadA gives MRDALAEARAAVATGDIPVGAVVLDADGAVIGRGRNRREADGDPTAHAEILALREAAAARGEWRLAGCTLVVTLEPCTMCAGAIGLSRLARVVYGATDPKAGAVESLWDVLRDRRLNHRPEVITGVLDAECAAVLSEFFAGHRLSGPGGAGMKDVS, from the coding sequence ATGCGCGACGCGCTCGCGGAGGCCCGCGCCGCGGTCGCGACCGGCGACATCCCCGTCGGCGCCGTCGTACTCGACGCCGATGGGGCGGTGATCGGCCGCGGCCGCAACCGGCGCGAGGCCGACGGCGACCCGACCGCCCACGCGGAGATCCTCGCCCTTCGCGAGGCCGCGGCCGCCCGCGGCGAGTGGCGCCTCGCGGGCTGCACCCTCGTCGTCACCCTCGAGCCGTGCACGATGTGCGCCGGCGCGATCGGACTGTCCCGACTGGCCCGCGTCGTCTACGGCGCGACCGACCCGAAGGCGGGTGCCGTGGAATCGCTCTGGGACGTCCTGCGCGACCGCCGGCTCAACCACCGGCCCGAGGTCATCACCGGCGTCCTCGACGCCGAGTGCGCCGCGGTGCTGTCGGAGTTCTTCGCCGGGCACCGGCTGTCGGGCCCGGGCGGTGCGGGCATGAAGGACGTCTCGTGA
- a CDS encoding tRNA adenosine deaminase-associated protein — protein MGYFAAVLTRTEDGWDANEIDLDEIEDLTDLADAMRESSADADPESTSLLFFEQEDAWFAVVRVDGEEDPRVFVSDSDAVGHSAYAEMLLEAAGGTGAALAVEELDVEPEDSDAVDDDADDEPEDLDAGPVGDTELLTDLGTDGETLLSLCSKEGMLPSEILTALAEAAGAGEALESVR, from the coding sequence GTGGGGTACTTCGCCGCCGTGCTGACCCGTACCGAGGACGGGTGGGACGCCAACGAGATCGATCTCGACGAGATCGAGGACCTGACCGACCTCGCCGACGCGATGCGTGAGTCGTCGGCGGACGCCGATCCGGAATCGACCTCGCTGCTCTTCTTCGAGCAGGAGGACGCCTGGTTCGCGGTCGTCCGCGTCGACGGGGAGGAGGACCCCCGGGTCTTCGTCTCGGACAGCGACGCCGTGGGCCACTCGGCCTACGCCGAGATGCTGCTCGAGGCCGCGGGTGGCACCGGGGCCGCGCTCGCCGTCGAGGAGCTCGACGTCGAGCCCGAGGACAGCGACGCCGTCGACGACGACGCGGACGACGAGCCCGAGGACCTCGACGCCGGGCCGGTCGGCGACACCGAGTTGCTCACCGACCTCGGCACCGACGGCGAGACGCTGCTCTCCCTCTGCTCGAAGGAGGGCATGTTGCCGTCGGAGATCCTGACCGCGCTGGCCGAGGCGGCCGGGGCGGGCGAGGCGCTGGAGTCCGTGCGCTGA
- a CDS encoding tRNA adenosine deaminase-associated protein: MPSEATDFAVVVYREDDRWQATALSTSVGQDLDSLVEATRRQAADGDAIGFVSIEDDFFVAVRVQGSDVSLLLSDVTAAGESPVAGEVLEALDLPLPGPDEDERVQPAGNLQIFADLGLSAMELGALCDDLDLYPDEMLDSIAARLGFAEPYRRALNAALAD, from the coding sequence ATGCCGAGCGAAGCGACTGATTTCGCGGTGGTCGTCTACCGGGAGGACGACCGCTGGCAGGCCACCGCGCTGTCCACTTCGGTCGGCCAGGACCTCGACTCGCTGGTCGAGGCAACGCGGCGTCAGGCGGCCGACGGGGACGCGATCGGGTTCGTCTCGATCGAGGACGACTTCTTCGTCGCGGTGCGGGTGCAGGGGTCCGACGTCTCGCTGTTGCTGTCGGACGTCACGGCCGCCGGGGAGTCGCCCGTCGCCGGCGAGGTCCTCGAGGCGCTCGACCTCCCGTTGCCCGGACCCGACGAGGACGAACGGGTGCAGCCGGCCGGGAACCTCCAGATCTTCGCGGATCTGGGGCTCTCCGCCATGGAGCTCGGCGCGTTGTGCGACGACCTCGACCTGTATCCGGATGAGATGCTCGACAGCATCGCCGCGCGACTCGGCTTCGCGGAGCCGTACCGTCGCGCACTGAATGCCGCGCTGGCCGATTGA
- the upp gene encoding uracil phosphoribosyltransferase has translation MRAHVVDHPLVAHKLTALRDAATPAPTFRLLCDELVTLLAYEATRDVRVEPVTVQTPLAPAAGVRLAAPKPLVVPILRAGLGMLDGMMRLLPTAEVGFLGLVRDEKTLLASTYAERLPADLSGRQCFVLDPMLATGGTLVMAAQYLLERGAESVCALCLLAAPEGLAHVEEALGSDAKSVSVVVAGLDERLNDVGYIVPGLGDAGDRLFGLAD, from the coding sequence CTGCGCGCCCACGTGGTCGACCATCCGCTGGTCGCGCACAAGCTCACGGCGCTCCGCGACGCCGCCACCCCGGCCCCCACGTTCCGGCTGCTCTGCGACGAACTCGTGACCCTGCTGGCCTACGAGGCGACCCGGGACGTGCGGGTCGAACCCGTCACCGTGCAGACGCCGCTGGCGCCGGCGGCGGGGGTCCGCCTGGCGGCGCCCAAGCCGCTCGTCGTGCCGATCCTGCGGGCCGGGCTCGGGATGCTCGACGGGATGATGCGACTGCTGCCGACCGCCGAGGTCGGGTTCCTCGGCCTGGTCCGCGACGAGAAGACGTTGCTCGCGAGCACCTACGCCGAACGGCTGCCCGCCGACCTGTCCGGCCGGCAGTGCTTCGTGCTCGACCCGATGCTCGCGACCGGCGGCACGCTCGTCATGGCGGCGCAGTACCTCCTCGAGCGCGGCGCCGAGTCGGTCTGCGCGCTGTGCCTGCTCGCCGCGCCCGAGGGCCTGGCTCACGTCGAGGAGGCCCTGGGATCTGACGCGAAGTCAGTCTCGGTCGTCGTCGCCGGGCTCGACGAGCGGCTCAACGACGTCGGCTACATCGTCCCCGGGCTGGGGGACGCCGGCGACCGCTTGTTCGGTCTCGCGGACTAG
- a CDS encoding NAD(P)(+) transhydrogenase (Re/Si-specific) subunit beta, with amino-acid sequence MSPDPLAVADIADIAAVADELARARRVVLVPGYGLAVAQAQHALAHLAGTLRRRGTTVEIAVHPVAGRMPGQLNVLLDAAGVAWSDLRDGDTAEFDGVDVALLVGANDVVNPALRMPVFPVERAHRVVALLRSAGPGFAGVENRVLRRATVLLGDALELLLVLVRETEQAVAGVPQPGDDVADVVEPLVEPGDDDRD; translated from the coding sequence GTGAGCCCCGACCCCCTGGCGGTCGCCGACATCGCCGACATCGCCGCCGTCGCCGACGAGCTCGCCCGCGCCCGCCGCGTCGTGCTCGTCCCCGGGTACGGCCTCGCGGTGGCGCAGGCGCAGCACGCGCTCGCCCACCTCGCGGGGACGTTGCGACGGCGCGGAACGACGGTCGAGATCGCGGTGCACCCGGTCGCGGGCCGGATGCCGGGGCAGCTCAACGTCCTGCTCGACGCGGCGGGCGTGGCGTGGTCGGACCTGCGGGACGGCGACACCGCGGAGTTCGACGGCGTCGACGTCGCCCTGCTCGTCGGGGCCAACGACGTCGTGAACCCGGCCCTGAGGATGCCGGTGTTCCCGGTGGAGCGGGCACACCGGGTCGTTGCGCTGCTGCGGTCGGCCGGTCCGGGGTTCGCGGGGGTCGAGAACCGGGTCCTGCGCCGCGCCACCGTGCTGCTCGGCGACGCGCTTGAGCTCCTGCTCGTGCTAGTCCGCGAGACCGAACAAGCGGTCGCCGGCGTCCCCCAGCCCGGGGACGATGTAGCCGACGTCGTTGAGCCGCTCGTCGAGCCCGGCGACGACGACCGAGACTGA
- a CDS encoding NAD(P) transhydrogenase subunit alpha codes for MSSSSPSVAVVAESRPGERRVALVPELAGRLRARGFRVAVAAGAGLARSSPDVAYTNAAVRVTPDPVVGADVLLSVRPPRPDDVRRLAPGALTISFLPVSEERDLVELMRAQGVTALSLDLLPRTSAAQPMDALTSQALVTGYRGALVAAERLPRFFPGFVTAAGTLPPARVVVLGAGVAGLQAIATARRLGAEVAAYDVRASAPEEVRSLGAEFLDLGLPPLTGAAGYARVMDPDRATRQAELLAPHVATADAVLTTAAVPGHAAPILVTRAMVAAMRPGSVVVDLAAESGGNVEGVRPGVEEIVGDGVLLWGGADVPSQLPETASRLYAANVVALLEHLGPEGVRSPDLDDEILAACCVTHAGVIRGPAAELLR; via the coding sequence GTGTCCAGCTCCTCCCCGTCGGTTGCTGTGGTGGCCGAGTCCCGCCCGGGTGAGCGACGGGTGGCCCTGGTCCCGGAATTGGCCGGCCGGCTGCGAGCGCGGGGCTTCAGGGTCGCGGTCGCAGCCGGGGCCGGCCTCGCAAGATCATCTCCCGACGTCGCGTACACAAACGCCGCCGTTCGGGTGACGCCGGACCCCGTTGTGGGTGCCGACGTGCTGCTCTCGGTGAGGCCGCCGCGCCCGGACGACGTCCGCCGGCTCGCGCCCGGCGCGCTGACCATCTCCTTCCTCCCGGTGTCCGAGGAGCGCGATCTGGTCGAGCTGATGCGCGCCCAGGGCGTCACCGCGCTCTCGCTCGACCTGCTGCCGCGCACCTCCGCGGCCCAGCCGATGGACGCGCTCACCTCGCAGGCTCTGGTCACCGGGTACCGGGGGGCGCTCGTCGCCGCCGAGCGGCTGCCGCGCTTCTTCCCCGGGTTCGTCACCGCAGCCGGGACGCTGCCCCCGGCGCGGGTGGTCGTCCTCGGCGCCGGGGTGGCCGGCCTGCAGGCGATCGCCACCGCCCGCCGACTCGGAGCCGAGGTGGCGGCCTACGACGTCCGGGCCTCGGCACCGGAGGAGGTGCGCAGCCTCGGGGCGGAGTTTCTCGACCTCGGGCTGCCGCCGCTGACCGGCGCCGCCGGCTACGCCCGGGTGATGGACCCCGACCGGGCGACCCGCCAGGCCGAGCTTCTCGCCCCGCACGTCGCCACCGCCGACGCCGTTCTCACGACCGCGGCGGTCCCCGGCCACGCGGCGCCGATCCTCGTCACCCGGGCGATGGTCGCGGCGATGCGGCCCGGATCGGTGGTGGTCGACCTCGCGGCCGAGTCCGGCGGGAACGTCGAGGGCGTGCGGCCGGGGGTGGAGGAGATCGTCGGCGACGGCGTCCTGCTCTGGGGCGGCGCGGACGTGCCGAGCCAGTTGCCGGAGACCGCGAGCCGTCTCTACGCCGCCAACGTCGTCGCGTTGCTCGAGCACCTCGGCCCCGAGGGCGTGCGCTCCCCCGACCTCGACGACGAGATCCTCGCCGCCTGCTGCGTCACCCACGCCGGCGTGATCCGGGGCCCGGCCGCGGAGCTGCTGCGGTGA
- a CDS encoding PH domain-containing protein: MTATVAPPRTPGTYLVGKYLLPAERVVIVQRRHYAAMAMPLAVFFGGFAVALFLDIALPTSAAGIRDLIWLAWSGTCFYLAWALLDWWFYRFVITNKRVMLVHGIILRQVDMMPMGKVTDMRYERSVPGRLLGYGAFIMESAGKDQALSRVPFISQPDWLYREICAMLFTPDLIAVAPADEDDGSGAGPGAYRVGWVGFGPDDEDPDAEAR, encoded by the coding sequence GTGACCGCCACCGTCGCCCCGCCCCGGACGCCCGGGACGTACCTGGTCGGTAAGTACCTGCTGCCCGCGGAGCGGGTGGTCATCGTGCAGCGCCGCCACTACGCGGCGATGGCGATGCCTTTGGCCGTCTTCTTCGGCGGGTTCGCGGTCGCGCTGTTCCTCGACATCGCGCTGCCGACCTCGGCCGCGGGCATCCGTGACCTGATCTGGCTCGCCTGGTCCGGCACCTGCTTCTACCTGGCCTGGGCGCTGCTCGACTGGTGGTTCTACCGGTTCGTCATCACCAACAAGCGGGTGATGCTCGTCCACGGCATCATCCTGCGGCAGGTCGACATGATGCCGATGGGCAAGGTCACCGACATGCGCTACGAGCGCTCGGTGCCCGGCCGGCTGCTCGGCTACGGCGCCTTCATCATGGAGTCTGCCGGTAAGGACCAGGCCCTGTCCCGCGTGCCGTTCATCTCCCAGCCCGACTGGCTGTACCGCGAGATCTGCGCGATGTTGTTCACCCCGGACCTGATCGCCGTCGCCCCGGCCGACGAGGACGACGGCTCGGGGGCGGGCCCCGGCGCCTATCGCGTCGGCTGGGTCGGCTTCGGTCCCGACGACGAGGATCCGGATGCCGAGGCGCGCTGA
- a CDS encoding GNAT family N-acetyltransferase — MAAIATTSSDVRINGDVFEPATIRTARLVLEPAGLDVARSVLAGDGPAAARGWPGPEALQAFRFAVDFGGDPGWLILLDGQVVGECGTHGPPDLEGVVEIRYGIAVSARGQGLGSEACAALTEWLLGRPGVARVAASTDTAANPASRRVLERSGFLLDHLDGATAWYVRYEQTDVPD; from the coding sequence GTGGCTGCCATCGCGACCACATCGTCGGACGTCCGCATTAATGGGGACGTGTTCGAGCCCGCGACGATCCGGACGGCCCGGCTGGTGCTGGAGCCGGCCGGCCTCGACGTCGCTCGCTCCGTACTCGCCGGCGACGGACCCGCCGCGGCGCGCGGGTGGCCCGGGCCCGAGGCGCTGCAAGCCTTCCGGTTCGCCGTCGACTTCGGCGGCGACCCGGGGTGGTTGATCCTTCTCGACGGCCAGGTGGTCGGGGAGTGCGGGACCCACGGCCCGCCGGATCTCGAGGGGGTCGTCGAGATCCGGTACGGCATCGCGGTCTCCGCGCGGGGCCAGGGCCTCGGGTCGGAGGCGTGCGCCGCGCTGACGGAGTGGCTGCTCGGCCGGCCCGGCGTTGCTCGCGTGGCCGCCTCAACCGACACCGCCGCGAACCCCGCCTCCCGCCGCGTGCTCGAGCGCAGCGGGTTCCTGCTGGATCACCTCGACGGGGCGACAGCCTGGTACGTCCGGTACGAACAGACTGACGTACCAGACTGA